The following coding sequences lie in one Methanothermobacter sp. MT-2 genomic window:
- a CDS encoding prefoldin, beta subunit: MELPKNIQHQLAQFQQLQQQAQAISLQKQTVERQIQETQRALEELSKAEEDADIYRTAGNLLIKTKKEEIEEELSDKLETLKLREKTIERQEERVMKKLQEMQVNLQEAMKNAGLKPGAGGAT, from the coding sequence ATGGAACTGCCAAAAAACATCCAACACCAACTAGCCCAATTCCAACAACTACAACAACAAGCCCAGGCAATCTCACTCCAAAAACAGACAGTAGAAAGACAAATCCAGGAAACCCAAAGAGCACTAGAAGAACTCTCAAAGGCCGAGGAAGACGCCGACATATACAGGACAGCGGGCAACCTACTTATAAAAACAAAAAAGGAAGAAATAGAAGAAGAACTATCAGATAAACTCGAAACTTTAAAACTTCGCGAAAAAACCATAGAAAGACAAGAAGAAAGGGTAATGAAGAAACTGCAAGAAATGCAAGTCAACCTACAAGAAGCCATGAAAAACGCCGGCCTAAAACCAGGAGCAGGGGGCGCGACCTAA
- a CDS encoding radical SAM domain protein produces MKTSPFYKNINKKIQCTLCERRCKLSNREQGTCKVRFNKNGKLYTLTYGRLSAMESRPIEIKPFYHYWPGSTSLTIATYSCNFSCPWCQNYHLSRSLPRGIPYTPPGAIVEKALINHDEGLCLSFQEPTLLTEYAIDLFKIGRKHKLYACYVSNGYMTIEALESLIDAGLTGLNIDIKGGKDVYKEYCGGINVYKIWRNVKMALEDGVHVEIVNLVVTGVNENDIDWVIENHLKFAGEDTPLHFTRYYPRYKFTSPATRIEILEEAVKKAQREGIKYVYIGNVPGHRFEHTYCPECGKLLIRRFSYKILDYRIGDGKCPECGEKIKIYGRYISRDVL; encoded by the coding sequence ATGAAGACCAGCCCATTCTACAAAAACATCAACAAGAAAATCCAATGCACACTCTGTGAGAGAAGATGCAAACTCTCAAACAGAGAACAAGGAACCTGCAAGGTAAGATTCAACAAAAACGGTAAACTATACACACTAACCTATGGACGACTAAGTGCAATGGAAAGCAGGCCAATAGAAATAAAACCATTCTACCATTACTGGCCAGGTTCAACCTCACTTACAATTGCAACTTATTCTTGCAATTTTTCATGCCCATGGTGCCAAAACTATCACCTTTCAAGGAGCCTGCCAAGGGGAATTCCCTACACGCCACCAGGGGCTATTGTAGAGAAAGCTTTAATAAACCATGATGAAGGATTATGTCTCAGCTTCCAAGAACCAACACTATTAACAGAATACGCTATCGATCTTTTCAAAATAGGGAGAAAACATAAACTCTATGCATGCTATGTTTCCAATGGGTACATGACAATAGAAGCACTAGAGTCTCTGATTGACGCTGGACTCACTGGATTAAACATAGACATAAAAGGTGGGAAGGACGTTTACAAAGAATATTGTGGCGGTATAAACGTATACAAAATATGGAGAAATGTTAAAATGGCCTTAGAAGATGGTGTTCATGTAGAAATTGTGAATCTTGTTGTTACTGGTGTGAATGAGAATGACATAGATTGGGTAATAGAAAATCATTTGAAGTTTGCGGGTGAAGACACGCCTTTACACTTCACAAGATATTATCCGAGGTATAAGTTCACGAGCCCGGCAACTAGGATAGAAATACTTGAAGAGGCTGTGAAGAAGGCCCAGAGGGAGGGTATAAAATATGTTTATATAGGTAATGTGCCCGGTCATAGGTTTGAACATACATATTGTCCAGAGTGTGGGAAACTTTTAATAAGGCGGTTTTCTTATAAGATCCTGGATTATAGAATTGGGGATGGTAAGTGTCCGGAGTGTGGGGAAAAAATAAAAATATATGGTCGATATATTTCCAGGGATGTTCTTTAA